Proteins encoded in a region of the Mycolicibacterium neoaurum genome:
- a CDS encoding FAD-binding dehydrogenase has translation MTPPSADVIVVGHGLAGLVATHELVEAGRRVLLLDQEGPIDFGGQAYWSFGGLFMVDTPEQRLCGIRDSRDLAWQDWLGSAQFSDGDDDHWPRQWAEHYVDFAAGEKRRWLRGLGWRAFPLPGWPERGGHGALGSGNSVPRFHITWGTGPGLVDVFARRVLDAQARGLVTRLFRHRVTGLDATGGRITGVHGTVLESSAHRRGTRSSETAVGEFSATASAVLLATGGVGGSPTLVRQLFTESFGTYPDDMLCGNPAYVDGSMIAVAKRAGAKIANENRLWFYPDGVTNIDPIWPNHGIHVTAGPSALWLDGAGIRLPPPLYPNFDTVGAVRYMMASGHTHSWLVMNAEIFAKEFAMSGQELNPAITGKHPLAAIRGLLRPRLGGFAKEFLDRGTDFVQATTIGELAARMAVDPAALEREVTARDSQVGNRYSKDPQFAAIYNARRYWPDRFRVARPGRILDPQAGPLIAVKLHITTRKTLGGVQTDLQGRVLTETGTVLEGLYAAGEVSGFGGGGIHGHRSLEGTFVGGCLFTGRAAGRSIARSVV, from the coding sequence ATGACGCCGCCGTCCGCCGATGTGATCGTGGTCGGCCACGGTTTGGCAGGTCTGGTCGCCACCCACGAACTCGTCGAGGCGGGCAGACGCGTCCTGCTGCTGGACCAAGAAGGGCCCATCGACTTCGGCGGTCAGGCCTACTGGTCGTTCGGGGGCCTGTTCATGGTCGACACCCCCGAACAACGATTGTGCGGTATCCGGGATTCGCGCGATCTCGCGTGGCAGGACTGGCTGGGTTCGGCGCAGTTCTCGGACGGCGACGATGATCATTGGCCACGGCAGTGGGCCGAGCACTATGTCGATTTCGCCGCAGGCGAGAAGAGGCGCTGGCTGCGCGGACTGGGCTGGCGCGCATTCCCGCTTCCGGGCTGGCCGGAACGGGGCGGGCACGGCGCACTCGGGTCCGGAAACAGCGTGCCGCGCTTCCACATCACCTGGGGTACCGGCCCGGGGCTGGTCGATGTCTTCGCCCGCCGGGTGCTCGACGCCCAGGCGCGCGGTCTGGTGACCCGGTTGTTCCGCCACCGCGTGACCGGTCTGGACGCCACCGGCGGCCGCATCACCGGTGTCCACGGAACAGTGCTCGAATCGTCCGCACATCGGCGTGGCACGCGTTCGAGCGAGACCGCGGTGGGCGAATTCAGCGCCACCGCAAGCGCTGTGCTGTTGGCGACCGGCGGTGTCGGTGGCAGCCCGACGCTGGTGCGCCAGCTGTTCACCGAGAGCTTCGGCACCTACCCCGACGATATGCTCTGCGGGAATCCCGCCTACGTCGACGGATCCATGATCGCCGTCGCCAAACGGGCGGGGGCGAAGATCGCCAACGAGAACCGGCTCTGGTTCTATCCCGATGGCGTCACCAACATCGATCCGATCTGGCCCAATCACGGAATCCATGTCACCGCAGGCCCGTCGGCGCTGTGGCTCGACGGTGCGGGCATCCGACTACCTCCCCCGCTGTACCCGAACTTCGACACCGTGGGGGCCGTCCGATACATGATGGCCTCCGGGCACACCCACTCATGGCTGGTGATGAACGCTGAGATCTTCGCCAAGGAGTTCGCGATGTCCGGCCAGGAGCTCAATCCGGCCATCACCGGAAAGCACCCACTGGCAGCCATACGCGGTCTGCTGCGTCCTCGATTGGGCGGTTTCGCCAAGGAGTTCCTCGATCGTGGAACGGATTTCGTGCAGGCGACCACGATCGGAGAGCTGGCCGCCCGGATGGCCGTCGACCCTGCTGCCCTAGAACGGGAAGTCACCGCCCGCGACTCCCAGGTGGGTAACCGCTACAGCAAAGACCCCCAGTTCGCAGCCATTTACAACGCCCGCCGCTACTGGCCCGACCGTTTCCGCGTCGCCAGGCCGGGGCGCATCCTGGATCCGCAGGCCGGCCCCTTGATCGCGGTCAAGCTGCACATCACCACGCGAAAGACGTTGGGCGGGGTGCAAACCGATCTTCAGGGCCGCGTGCTGACCGAGACCGGGACCGTTCTGGAAGGCCTCTACGCCGCGGGCGAGGTTTCCGGGTTCGGTGGAGGCGGTATTCACGGCCATCGTTCCCTGGAGGGCACATTCGTCGGCGGCTGCCTGTTCACCGGCCGCGCCGCGGGCCGCAGCATCGCAAGGAGTGTCGTATGA
- a CDS encoding ABC transporter substrate-binding protein: protein MTTITGTRLARIAVALASALTIVAATACSAGLGGPASSRSAQDGVIRFTFAPDPIWDYMHDIGVIDEWERDTGYSIETSATWDEFGLFAGGHADIISSASFEVPALEEQTQRETVIIGRYNAERSRILVRADDPARSLEDLRGRRIGVFTTVSGTLVWSALVQRMHGMNLVDAGERPSDVDVVVADIQNLSNLLARGEIDACICYPDLSARELRDGSVRALYDGKSSADLFAELQAPGHDGPMGNVFVARSDWVDGHPGEVAAFLDLWDRGLAEWQAHRDDMIELYPQHFAVSSPEDIEFMKAYVAQHDWVVDDVRFDQQWADDESSIFDLMRTTGVIGDDIADPQFHATQGAQQ, encoded by the coding sequence GTGACGACCATCACAGGAACTCGACTCGCCAGAATTGCCGTCGCCCTTGCCTCGGCGCTGACCATCGTGGCTGCCACGGCGTGCTCTGCCGGCCTCGGTGGTCCAGCCTCGTCCCGCTCGGCCCAGGACGGTGTCATCCGGTTCACCTTCGCCCCCGACCCGATCTGGGACTACATGCACGACATCGGGGTCATCGACGAATGGGAACGTGACACCGGCTATTCCATCGAGACCAGCGCCACCTGGGACGAATTCGGGCTGTTCGCCGGAGGACACGCCGACATCATCTCCTCGGCCTCCTTCGAAGTTCCGGCCCTGGAGGAACAGACCCAGCGCGAGACCGTCATCATCGGCCGCTACAACGCCGAACGCAGCCGCATCCTGGTCCGTGCCGACGACCCAGCCCGGTCGCTGGAGGATCTGCGGGGTCGACGGATCGGCGTCTTCACCACCGTGTCGGGCACGTTGGTATGGAGTGCGCTCGTCCAACGGATGCACGGTATGAACCTTGTCGATGCGGGTGAGCGCCCCAGCGATGTCGATGTCGTGGTCGCCGATATCCAGAACCTGTCGAATCTTTTGGCGCGCGGTGAGATCGACGCCTGCATCTGCTACCCCGACCTGTCGGCGCGGGAACTTCGTGACGGGTCGGTACGGGCACTCTACGACGGCAAGTCCTCGGCCGACCTCTTCGCAGAACTGCAGGCACCCGGCCACGACGGTCCGATGGGCAACGTCTTCGTCGCCCGCAGCGACTGGGTGGACGGGCACCCCGGCGAGGTGGCGGCATTCCTGGACCTCTGGGATCGCGGACTCGCCGAATGGCAGGCGCATCGCGACGACATGATCGAGCTGTACCCGCAGCATTTCGCCGTCTCCTCACCCGAGGACATCGAGTTCATGAAGGCCTATGTGGCCCAGCATGACTGGGTGGTCGACGACGTCCGCTTCGATCAGCAGTGGGCCGATGACGAGAGCTCGATCTTCGATCTGATGCGCACCACCGGGGTCATCGGTGACGACATCGCCGACCCGCAATTCCACGCAACCCAAGGAGCCCAGCAGTGA
- a CDS encoding ABC transporter ATP-binding protein has product MASIEIQNLVKEYTDRRGDVTRVIDGVDLTISGETFVSVVGPSGSGKTTLLNIVSGIETLTSGSVRLRSGAEEARVGYVFQDPRLLPWRTVMANLGFVQHERDGWQQRAEHYLDLVGLGHCGNRFPAQLSGGQQQRIGIARAFAVEPDVLLMDEPFSHLDAMTSRTLREHLERIWLESRRTVMFVTHDVTEAVQLSDRIVVLAPGGRIHEVIDVDLPRPRRASDPAVAVLQAEVLARFELLEAMAPA; this is encoded by the coding sequence ATGGCCTCCATCGAAATCCAGAATCTGGTCAAGGAGTACACCGACCGGCGTGGCGACGTCACCCGCGTCATCGACGGTGTGGACCTGACCATCTCCGGTGAGACATTCGTATCGGTTGTCGGACCATCCGGAAGCGGGAAGACCACGCTGCTCAACATCGTCTCGGGGATCGAGACGCTCACCTCGGGCAGCGTGCGGTTGCGCTCGGGCGCCGAGGAGGCCCGCGTCGGCTACGTGTTCCAGGACCCGCGACTGCTACCGTGGCGTACCGTTATGGCCAACCTCGGCTTCGTCCAACACGAACGCGACGGGTGGCAGCAGCGTGCCGAGCACTATCTGGATCTGGTCGGACTCGGCCACTGCGGCAACAGGTTTCCCGCGCAGCTGTCCGGTGGTCAGCAACAGCGGATCGGGATCGCCCGAGCATTCGCCGTGGAACCCGATGTGCTGCTGATGGACGAACCGTTCAGCCACCTCGATGCGATGACCTCGCGGACGCTGCGCGAGCACCTGGAACGGATCTGGCTGGAATCCCGACGCACGGTCATGTTCGTGACCCATGACGTCACCGAGGCCGTGCAGCTTTCCGATCGGATCGTGGTGCTGGCGCCGGGCGGACGCATCCACGAGGTCATCGATGTCGATCTGCCCCGACCCCGCAGAGCATCCGACCCGGCGGTCGCCGTGCTGCAGGCCGAGGTGCTTGCCCGCTTCGAGTTGCTCGAAGCAATGGCACCGGCCTGA
- a CDS encoding ABC transporter permease — protein sequence MTTMTVRQLRSQTSTAAAVLAAIATIIGAWQLAVVFGNRVPSVADSIGRLRSEAAIGELWTNLAISMNRFLLGLVAALIVGAVIGVLMGLSRVLDLAFSDLNAAALAIPAVIWALLTTMWFGFGWLTPVVTVFLSGLPFVIVNIAKATRAVPVDLVLMARAFGVSRTRALREIVAPAVAGSTVAAIRFAIMSAWNGLLLAEWFGATSGVGWRSRYWYDANQLDGFLAWVLVFILLLVIADLLVLGPIERYATRWRTA from the coding sequence ATGACCACCATGACCGTCCGGCAGTTGCGTTCCCAGACCAGCACGGCCGCAGCGGTACTCGCCGCCATCGCCACCATCATCGGTGCCTGGCAGCTGGCCGTGGTGTTCGGCAACCGGGTGCCGTCGGTGGCCGACAGCATCGGTCGGCTCCGGTCCGAGGCCGCCATCGGCGAACTGTGGACCAATCTCGCCATCAGCATGAACCGCTTCCTGCTCGGACTGGTCGCGGCACTGATCGTGGGAGCCGTGATCGGGGTGCTGATGGGCCTGTCCCGAGTTCTCGATCTGGCCTTCTCCGATCTCAATGCCGCGGCCCTGGCGATACCGGCGGTGATCTGGGCGCTGCTGACCACCATGTGGTTCGGCTTCGGCTGGTTGACCCCGGTGGTGACGGTCTTCCTGTCCGGACTGCCGTTCGTGATCGTCAACATCGCCAAGGCCACCCGGGCGGTACCGGTCGACCTGGTTCTCATGGCGCGGGCATTCGGGGTGTCCCGCACCCGGGCGCTGCGCGAGATCGTGGCCCCCGCTGTCGCCGGATCCACCGTGGCCGCAATCAGATTCGCCATCATGAGCGCCTGGAACGGCCTGCTTCTCGCCGAGTGGTTCGGCGCCACCTCGGGCGTCGGCTGGCGATCTCGCTACTGGTATGACGCCAACCAGCTGGACGGCTTCCTGGCCTGGGTGCTGGTCTTCATCCTGTTGCTCGTCATCGCCGATCTGTTGGTCCTCGGACCCATCGAGCGTTACGCCACCCGCTGGCGCACCGCCTGA
- a CDS encoding ABC transporter permease produces MTQTVTEPMRPAVRRPVRVPPQHRRWLVSGLALLCALGVWALTAVVVNDPILPNPADVADRVIDIISSGAALTNFAASIAKIAAGFAIAMVAGLVIGFVMGRSEFMTSYFSLPLFVLGNMPGLTYAVFGLLIFGVGAGGPVVVSALVATPFIAINVAEGVRSVDGKLLAMCGAFDRSRTDILRHLYLPALTTFVFAGVRYGFAMAWKVEALTEVFGASNGVGFMIRKAYQEFQVDDMLAWTALFIVTMVLVERGLAHLETRFFAWRKEIA; encoded by the coding sequence GTGACCCAGACCGTCACCGAGCCGATGCGGCCCGCCGTCCGGCGTCCCGTACGCGTGCCGCCCCAGCACCGGCGTTGGCTGGTCTCCGGCCTCGCGCTGCTGTGCGCGCTCGGTGTGTGGGCGCTTACCGCGGTGGTCGTCAATGATCCGATCCTGCCCAACCCCGCCGATGTGGCCGACCGGGTGATCGACATCATCTCCTCCGGCGCGGCCCTGACCAACTTCGCCGCCAGCATCGCCAAGATCGCCGCGGGTTTCGCGATCGCAATGGTGGCCGGCCTGGTGATCGGATTCGTCATGGGCCGTTCGGAATTCATGACCTCGTACTTCTCGCTGCCACTGTTCGTGCTGGGCAATATGCCGGGCCTGACCTACGCGGTGTTCGGTCTACTCATCTTCGGTGTGGGCGCCGGCGGCCCGGTGGTGGTGTCCGCGCTGGTCGCCACGCCGTTCATCGCGATCAACGTCGCCGAGGGCGTGCGGTCAGTGGACGGCAAGCTGCTCGCCATGTGCGGGGCGTTCGACCGTAGCCGCACCGATATCCTGCGCCACCTCTACCTGCCGGCACTGACGACCTTCGTCTTCGCCGGTGTCCGGTACGGATTCGCCATGGCCTGGAAGGTCGAGGCGCTCACCGAGGTGTTCGGCGCCAGCAACGGCGTCGGCTTCATGATCCGCAAGGCCTACCAGGAGTTCCAGGTCGACGACATGCTCGCCTGGACCGCGCTGTTCATCGTCACCATGGTGCTCGTCGAGCGCGGCCTGGCCCACCTGGAAACCCGGTTCTTCGCATGGCGCAAGGAGATCGCATGA
- a CDS encoding CsbD family protein, translating to MADISNKAEEIAGRAKEAAGDLAGSDDLKAEGAADKATAQVKQGLDAVADKAEDAAQAVTEKAEDAKEAVTEKAQDARQAVAEKTGEVKQVVADKADSRVAIAVVAGLAVVALLVVRRKRGASRRQKHPVAKKVVAAGVTRALTH from the coding sequence ATGGCAGATATCAGCAACAAGGCAGAAGAGATCGCGGGCCGCGCCAAGGAAGCCGCCGGCGATCTGGCCGGGAGTGACGACCTGAAGGCCGAAGGCGCCGCGGACAAGGCGACCGCGCAGGTCAAGCAGGGCCTGGACGCGGTCGCGGACAAGGCCGAGGACGCTGCGCAGGCCGTCACCGAGAAGGCCGAAGACGCCAAGGAGGCGGTGACCGAGAAGGCTCAGGATGCCAGGCAGGCCGTCGCCGAGAAGACCGGCGAGGTGAAGCAGGTCGTCGCCGACAAGGCCGATTCCCGTGTCGCGATCGCGGTCGTCGCCGGCCTGGCCGTCGTTGCCCTGCTGGTGGTCCGCCGCAAGCGCGGCGCGTCACGCCGGCAGAAGCACCCGGTGGCTAAGAAGGTCGTGGCGGCGGGCGTGACCCGAGCACTGACTCACTGA